The Sesamum indicum cultivar Zhongzhi No. 13 linkage group LG1, S_indicum_v1.0, whole genome shotgun sequence genome includes a window with the following:
- the LOC105159812 gene encoding uncharacterized protein LOC105159812 encodes MKRNSGAYTSPGTPEYGVNNRGEIPKSWHSERVPLPTCRRHISTAALMPFNSGRALPSKWDDAERWITSPISAHSSAKSSASQPQRRPKSKSGPLGPPGFVYLSNFSPTLEGGTMRSFMGNSPLATGVLAPDGLSIHYDAAKSNSSCAKDNITRSTSVPGMSDLLDETAMPSSQDDKLDGSKEEEAVVYRRDMATQMSPEGSTHSSSKGRLSFSTLPSSVPALFRPHSNHAAKDEIRDVQVDKGTTTARQFKKQGTKKMKKDSTNVDDLPLPWNGSEASKNASRLQREEAKITAWENLQKAKAEAAIRKLEMKLEKERSASMDKILNKLRAAEMKARAMRDSLSENQQTPARRTSYMGFSCCIYVKAYHLSNCFLARRK; translated from the exons ATGAAGAGAAATTCAGGTGCCTATACCAGCCCTGGAACGCCAGAGTATGGTGTTAACAATCGGGGGGAAATACCTAAATCTTGGCATTCAGAGCGAGTACCGTTGCCAACTTGTAGGAGGCATATTAGTACTGCTGCTTTGATGCCCTTTAATAGTGGAAGAGCTTTGCCTTCCAAATGGGACGATGCAGAGAGATGGATTACTAGCCCGATTTCAGCTCATTCTTCTGCCAAGTCTTCGGCTTCTCAACCTCAGAGACGCCCCAAATCCAAGAGTGGGCCTCTGGGGCCTCCAGGGTTTGTGTACTTATCCAACTTTTCGCCTACGCTTGAAGGTGGGACTATGAGGAGTTTCATGGGAAATTCACCGCTCGCAACAGGTGTGTTGGCCCCTGATGGTTTATCCATTCATTATGATGCTGCAAAATCTAATTCTTCATGTGCTAAGGATAACATAACAAGGAGCACCAGCGTGCCCGGCATGTCGGATTTGCTCGATGAAACCGCCATGCCAAGTTCTCAAG ATGATAAACTTGACGGCTCCAAGGAGGAAGAAGCCGTCGTTTACCGCAGGGACATGGCAACTCAAATGAGCCCTGAAGGGAGCACTCATTCATCTTCCAAAGGAAGGTTGTCATTTTCCACTTTACCTTCGTCAGTTCCTGCTTTGTTTCGTCCACACAGCAATCATGCCGCTAAAGATGAAATCAGAGATGTCCAAGTAGACAAAGGCACCACTACGGCCAGACAGTTCAAGAAACAAGGAACAAAAAAGATGAAGAAGGATTCGACTAATGTTGACGACTTGCCTTTACCTTGGAACGGTTCTGAGGCGTCAAAAAACGCATCAAG GTTGCAAAGAGAGGAAGCCAAGATCACTGCTTGGGAGAACTTGCAGAAGGCGAAAGCTGAGGCAGCAATTCGGAAACTTGAG ATGAAACTAGAGAAGGAGAGATCAGCGTCCATggacaaaattttgaacaagcTTAGAGCTGCGGAGATGAAAGCCCGAGCCATGAGAGACTCACTGTCTGAAAATCAGCAAACCCCAGCTCGTAGAACCTCTTACATGGGATTTTCTTGCTGTATATATGTCAAGGCGTATCATCTCAGTAATTGCTTTCTTGCCCGTCGGAAATAG
- the LOC105161901 gene encoding zeaxanthin epoxidase, chloroplastic-like — translation MTSVVLYNQINPLTAVFSRTHFSFPMSKDFPTEICCSVKHKLKSRKQEHGQFKKVTRVRSSVAGGLQVELSESGSASRPPEKKLRVLVAGGGIGGLVFALAAKRKGFEVVVFEKDLSAIRGEGQYRGPIQIQSNALAALEAIDIDVAEEVMCAGCITGDRINGLVDGISGSWYVKFDTFTPAVERGLPVTRVISRMTLQEILAHAVGSDTIMNESNVVDFVDNGEKVTVKLENGHCYEGDVLVGADGIWSKVRKILFGPTEAIYSGYTCYTGRTLILGEEGYIYTYKFFHRYRVFLGHKQYFVSSDVGGGKMQWYAFHNESPGGIDVPKGRKERLLKLFEGWCDNVIDLLLATDEDAILRRDIYDRTPIFTWGKGRVTLLGDSVHAMQPNLGQGGCMAIEDGYQLALELDKAWRQSVKAGNTIDIVSSLKRYENARKVRVAIIHGLARMAAMMASTYKAYLGVGLGPLSFLTKYKIPHPGRVGGRIFIDVAMPLMLSWVLGGNGSKLEGRVLHCRLSDKASDQLRRWFTDNDALERALDADWFLLPVGGSTSASEIFVLSRDEKRPCIIGSVPHANSLEASITIPSQQVSEMHARISYKDGAFFLTDLSSKHGTWITDNEGRQYRVTPNLPTRLRPTDVIDFGSDKLQAAFRVKAMKTQHKSTHNEDETAALQAM, via the exons ATGACTTCAGTTGTGCTTTACAATCAGATTAATCCGTTGACAGCAGTGTTTTCAAGAACCCATTTTTCGTTTCCGATGTCGAAAGATTTTCCAACGGAAATCTGCTGCTCTGTGAAGCATAAGTTGAAGTCCAGAAAGCAAGAACATGGGCAGTTCAAGAAAGTGACAAGAGTGAGAAGCAGCGTAGCTGGGGGGCTGCAAGTGGAACTATCTGAAAGTGGTTCAGCTTCTCGGCCGCCAGAGAAGAAGCTGAGAGTTCTGGTGGCGGGTGGCGGGATTGGGGGGCTGGTTTTCGCGTTGGCGGCGAAGAGGAAAGGGTTTGAGGTGGTGGTTTTTGAGAAGGATTTGAGTGCCATAAGAGGGGAGGGACAGTATAGGGGTCCTATACAAATACAGAGCAATGCCTTGGCTGCTTTAGAGGCCATTGATATAGATGTTGCTGAAGAAGTTATGTGTGCAGGATGCATCACCGGTGATCGGATCAATGGCTTGGTTGATGGGATTTCTGGTTCTTG GTACGTCAAGTTTGATACATTCACTCCTGCAGTTGAGCGGGGACTTCCAGTCACTAGAGTCATCAGCCGCATGACCTTGCAAGAAATCCTTGCTCATGCAGTCGGGTCAGATACTATTATGAACGAGAGCAATGTAGTAGATTTTGTGGATAACGGCGAAAAG GTCACTGTGAAACTTGAAAATGGACACTGTTATGAAGGCGATGTTCTCGTTGGTGCTGACGGGATATGGTCAAAG GTGAggaaaattttgtttggaCCAACTGAAGCCATATACTCAGGTTACACTTGTTACACTGGA AGAACCTTGATACTCGGAGAAGAGGGTTATATTTacacttataaattttttcacaGGTATCGAGTATTCTTGGGCCACAAACAGTACTTTGTTTCCTCAGATGTGGGCGGAGGAAAGATGCAGTGGTATGCATTTCACAACGAATCACCTGGTGGTATAGATGTTCCCAAAG GTAGAAAAGAGAGGTTACTTAAGTTATTTGAGGGTTGGTGTGATAACGTTATAGATCTGTTGCTTGCCACTGATGAAGACGCAATTCTTCGACGTGATATATATGATCGAACTCCAATCTTCACATGGGGAAAGGGACGTGTGACGTTGCTTGGTGATTCAGTCCATGCTATGCAGCCGAACTTGGGCCAAGGAGGTTGTATGGCCATTGAG GACGGATATCAACTAGCATTAGAGCTTGATAAAGCATGGAGGCAAAGCGTCAAGGCGGGGAACACAATTGACATAGTCTCTTCTTTAAAGAG ATATGAAAATGCTCGGAAAGTACGAGTTGCAATTATTCATGGACTGGCAAGAATGGCTGCAATGATGGCATCAACTTACAAGGCGTATCTTGGTGTTGGGCTCGGTCCGTTGTCG TTCCTAACGAAGTATAAAATACCGCATCCTGGAAGAGTTGGTGGGAGGATATTCATCGATGTTGCTATGCCTTTAATGCTAAGTTGGGTTCTTGGCGGTAATGG TTCAAAACTTGAGGGGAGAGTACTGCACTGCAGACTTTCAGACAAA GCCAGTGACCAGCTACGAAGATGGTTTACAGATAACGATGCTCTTGAGCGAGCTCTGGATGCAGA TTGGTTTCTACTTCCGGTTGGAGGTTCAACTTCCGCATCTGAAATTTTCGTCCTGAGTCGAGACGAGAAGAGACCATGCATAATTGG GAGTGTACCGCATGCAAACAGTCTGGAAGCGTCAATAACTATACCTTCACAACAG GTTTCTGAAATGCATGCTCGAATAAGCTACAAAGACGGAGCGTTCTTCCTGACCGACCTAAGTAGCAAGCACGGCACCTGGATCACTGA TAACGAGGGTAGGCAATACCGTGTCACGCCCAACTTACCTACCCGACTTCGTCCTACTGATGTGATCGATTTTGGTTCAGATAAG TTGCAGGCTGCATTCCGAGTGAAGGCAATGAAAACTCAACATAAAAGTACACACAATGAAGACGAGACTGCAGCCCTTCAGGCAATGTAG